From Streptomyces fungicidicus, one genomic window encodes:
- the pepN gene encoding aminopeptidase N, translated as MPGTNLTREEARQRAKLLTVDSYEIDLDLSGAQGGGTSRSSEAESGGGTYRSVTTVRFDVAEDGDGAESFIDLVAPAVHEVTLNGDSLDPAEVFADSRIALPGLLKGRNILRVSADCAYTNTGEGLHRFVDPVDDQAYLYTQFEVPDARRVFASFEQPDLKATFQFTVKAPEGWTVVSNSPTPEPADNVWTFEPTPRISSYITALIVGPYHSVHSVYEKDGQSVPLGIYCRPSLAEFLDSDAIFEVTRQGFDWFQEKFDYAYPFAKYDQLFVPEFNAGAMENAGAVTIRDQYVFRSKVTDAAYEVRAETILHELAHMWFGDLVTMEWWNDLWLNESFATYTSIACQAAAPGSRWPHSWTTFANSMKTWAYRQDQLPSTHPIMADIRDLDDVLVNFDGITYAKGASVLKQLVAYVGEDEFFRGVQAYFKRHAYGNTRLSDLLGALEETSGRDLRAWSKQWLETAGINVLRPEIETDADGVITSFAIRQEAPALPAGAKGEPTLRPHRIAVGAYDLGADGKLVRGERVELDVDGELTAVPQLVGKARPAVVLLNDDDLSYAKVRLDEQSLAFVTEHLGDFAESLPRALCWASAWDMTRDAELAARDYLSLVLSGIGKESDIGVVQSLHRQVKLAVDLYADPAARETLLARWTDATLAHLRSARPASDHQLAWARAFAATARTPEQLDLLEGLLAGTQTVEGLAVDTELRWSFVQRLAAVGRFDEAEIAGEYERDRTAAGERHAATARAARPTPEAKAEAWESVVESDKLPNAVQEAVIAGFVQTDQRELLAPYTDRYFEVLADVWASRSHEIAQQIAIGLYPGVQVTGETLDKTDAWLTGAEPNAALRRLVSESRAGVERALRAQAADAAAS; from the coding sequence GTGCCTGGCACAAACCTGACTCGCGAAGAGGCGCGGCAGCGGGCGAAGCTGCTGACCGTTGACTCGTACGAGATCGATCTCGACCTCTCCGGCGCGCAGGGTGGGGGCACCTCCCGCTCGAGCGAAGCCGAGAGTGGGGGAGGCACCTACCGGTCCGTGACCACGGTGCGCTTCGACGTCGCCGAGGACGGTGACGGCGCGGAGTCCTTCATCGACCTGGTGGCCCCCGCCGTGCACGAGGTGACCCTCAACGGGGACTCCCTCGACCCCGCCGAGGTCTTCGCGGACTCCCGTATCGCCCTGCCCGGCCTGCTGAAGGGCCGCAACATCCTCCGGGTGAGCGCCGACTGCGCGTACACCAACACCGGTGAGGGTCTGCACCGGTTCGTCGACCCGGTCGACGACCAGGCGTACCTGTACACCCAGTTCGAGGTGCCCGACGCCCGCCGGGTGTTCGCGAGCTTCGAGCAGCCCGACCTCAAGGCGACGTTCCAGTTCACCGTGAAGGCGCCCGAGGGCTGGACGGTCGTCTCCAACTCGCCGACGCCCGAACCGGCGGACAACGTCTGGACGTTCGAGCCGACCCCGCGCATCTCGTCGTACATCACGGCGCTGATCGTCGGCCCGTACCACTCCGTGCACAGCGTCTACGAGAAGGACGGCCAGTCCGTCCCGCTCGGCATCTACTGCCGTCCCTCGCTGGCCGAGTTCCTCGACTCGGACGCGATCTTCGAGGTCACCCGGCAGGGCTTCGACTGGTTCCAGGAGAAGTTCGACTACGCGTACCCCTTCGCCAAGTACGACCAGCTGTTCGTGCCGGAGTTCAACGCGGGCGCGATGGAGAACGCGGGCGCGGTGACCATCCGCGACCAGTACGTCTTCCGGTCGAAGGTGACGGACGCGGCGTACGAGGTGCGCGCGGAGACCATCCTGCACGAGCTGGCCCACATGTGGTTCGGCGACCTGGTCACCATGGAGTGGTGGAACGACCTGTGGTTGAACGAGTCGTTCGCCACCTACACCTCCATCGCCTGCCAGGCCGCGGCGCCCGGATCGCGCTGGCCGCACTCGTGGACGACGTTCGCGAACTCCATGAAGACCTGGGCCTACCGCCAGGACCAGCTGCCGTCCACGCACCCGATCATGGCGGACATCCGCGACCTGGACGACGTGCTCGTCAACTTCGACGGCATCACGTACGCCAAGGGCGCGTCCGTGCTGAAGCAGCTCGTCGCGTACGTCGGCGAGGACGAGTTCTTCCGGGGCGTGCAGGCGTACTTCAAGCGCCACGCGTACGGCAACACGCGCCTGTCCGACCTGCTGGGCGCGCTGGAGGAGACCTCAGGCCGTGACCTCAGGGCGTGGTCGAAGCAGTGGCTGGAGACGGCCGGCATCAATGTGCTGCGCCCGGAGATCGAGACGGACGCGGACGGGGTGATCACCTCCTTCGCCATCCGCCAGGAGGCCCCGGCGCTCCCGGCGGGCGCGAAGGGCGAGCCGACGCTCCGCCCGCACCGCATCGCGGTCGGCGCCTACGACCTGGGCGCCGACGGCAAGCTGGTGCGCGGCGAGCGCGTCGAGCTGGACGTCGACGGCGAGCTGACGGCCGTGCCGCAGCTGGTCGGCAAGGCCCGCCCGGCGGTCGTCCTGCTCAACGACGACGACCTGTCCTACGCCAAGGTCCGCCTGGACGAGCAGTCGCTCGCGTTCGTCACCGAGCACCTCGGTGACTTCGCGGAGTCCCTGCCGCGCGCCCTGTGCTGGGCCTCCGCCTGGGACATGACCCGGGACGCGGAGCTCGCCGCCCGCGACTACCTGTCGCTGGTGCTGTCGGGCATCGGCAAGGAGTCCGACATCGGTGTCGTGCAGTCGCTGCACCGTCAGGTGAAGCTGGCGGTCGACCTGTACGCCGACCCGGCCGCCCGCGAGACCCTGCTGGCCCGCTGGACCGACGCCACGCTGGCGCACCTGCGGTCCGCCCGGCCGGCGAGCGACCACCAGCTGGCGTGGGCGCGGGCGTTCGCGGCGACGGCCCGTACGCCGGAGCAGCTGGACCTGCTCGAGGGGCTGCTGGCCGGCACGCAGACCGTCGAGGGGCTGGCCGTCGACACGGAGCTGCGCTGGTCGTTCGTGCAGCGGCTGGCGGCGGTGGGCCGGTTCGACGAGGCGGAGATCGCCGGCGAGTACGAGCGGGACCGGACGGCGGCCGGCGAGCGGCACGCCGCGACCGCCCGTGCGGCCCGCCCGACCCCGGAGGCCAAGGCGGAGGCGTGGGAGTCGGTCGTCGAGTCCGACAAGCTGCCGAACGCCGTCCAGGAGGCGGTCATCGCCGGCTTCGTCCAGACCGACCAGCGCGAGCTGCTGGCGCCGTACACGGACCGGTACTTCGAGGTGCTGGCGGACGTCTGGGCGTCCCGCTCGCACGAGATCGCCCAGCAGATCGCGATCGGCCTCTACCCGGGTGTCCAGGTCACCGGCGAGACTCTGGACAAGACGGACGCCTGGCTGACCGGCGCCGAGCCCAACGCGGCCCTGCGCCGCCTGGTCTCGGAGTCCCGCGCGGGCGTGGAGCGCGCCCTGCGCGCCCAGGCGGCGGACGCGGCGGCGTCCTAG
- a CDS encoding TetR/AcrR family transcriptional regulator → MGRPRAFDTHQAIDAAAALFATHGYEGTSVDDLVTATGVHRGSLYKVFGSKRSLHLTALRSHLDHEIRPSTAAIATLTDPEQALTAAIASYDNGPAAGLLLLAAAERAPLDPEVAALVAEGITALEDALRPSHGDAAPRLASTVLGARLRLRAGPPTTPKEH, encoded by the coding sequence ATGGGACGACCACGCGCCTTCGACACCCACCAGGCGATCGACGCGGCGGCCGCCCTCTTCGCCACCCACGGCTACGAGGGCACCTCCGTGGACGACCTGGTCACCGCCACCGGCGTCCACCGGGGCAGCCTCTACAAGGTGTTCGGCTCCAAGCGGAGCCTGCACCTGACCGCCCTGCGCAGCCACCTCGACCACGAGATCCGTCCGAGCACCGCCGCCATCGCCACCCTCACCGACCCCGAGCAGGCCCTGACGGCGGCCATCGCCTCGTACGACAACGGACCGGCCGCCGGGCTGCTCCTGCTCGCCGCCGCCGAACGCGCACCCCTCGATCCGGAGGTCGCCGCGCTGGTCGCGGAGGGCATCACCGCACTGGAGGACGCCCTGCGCCCCTCCCACGGCGACGCCGCACCGCGGCTCGCCTCCACCGTCCTCGGCGCCCGCCTGCGACTGCGGGCCGGCCCGCCGACCACTCCCAAGGAGCACTGA
- a CDS encoding EamA family transporter yields the protein MAANRATVIALTALAPVSWGTTYAVTTEFLPPDRPLFTGLVRALPAGLLLLALARVLPRGVWWGKATVLGALNIGAFFPLLFLSAYRLPGGMAAVVGSVGPLCVVGLSALLLGQRPTARNVVTGAVAACGVSLVVLKAAGALDPLGVSAALASTAAMSAGTVLTKRWGRPEGVGPLALTGWQLTAGGLLIAPVALLVEGAPPAVDAPALGGYLYLAVANTAVAYWLWFRGIGRLTATQVTFLGPLSPLTAAVVGWAALGETLAPLQLAGMALAFGATVAGQAAHRPRAGVAAPASAVARGPAVPPQPRSRDRSMSATVARGSSTSMTRRS from the coding sequence ATGGCCGCGAACCGTGCCACCGTCATCGCGCTCACCGCACTCGCCCCCGTCTCCTGGGGCACCACCTACGCCGTGACCACGGAGTTCCTCCCGCCGGACCGTCCGCTCTTCACCGGCCTGGTGCGCGCCCTGCCCGCCGGCCTGCTGCTCCTCGCGCTGGCCCGGGTGCTGCCGCGCGGCGTCTGGTGGGGGAAGGCGACGGTGCTCGGCGCGCTCAACATCGGCGCCTTCTTCCCGCTGCTGTTCCTCTCCGCGTACCGGCTGCCCGGCGGTATGGCGGCGGTGGTCGGCTCGGTCGGGCCGCTGTGCGTGGTCGGCCTCTCGGCGCTGCTGCTGGGGCAGCGGCCGACGGCACGGAACGTGGTCACCGGGGCCGTGGCCGCGTGCGGCGTCAGCCTGGTGGTCCTGAAGGCGGCGGGGGCGCTGGACCCGCTGGGCGTCTCGGCGGCCCTCGCCTCCACCGCCGCGATGTCCGCCGGGACCGTGCTCACCAAGCGGTGGGGCCGCCCGGAGGGCGTCGGCCCCCTCGCCCTGACCGGCTGGCAGCTGACGGCGGGCGGGCTGCTGATCGCGCCCGTCGCCCTCCTCGTCGAGGGCGCGCCGCCCGCGGTGGACGCGCCGGCGCTGGGCGGCTACCTGTACCTGGCCGTGGCCAACACGGCGGTCGCCTACTGGCTCTGGTTCCGGGGGATCGGCCGCCTCACCGCCACCCAGGTCACCTTCCTCGGCCCGCTCTCCCCGCTCACTGCGGCGGTGGTCGGCTGGGCGGCCCTCGGTGAGACCCTGGCCCCGCTGCAACTGGCGGGCATGGCCCTGGCGTTCGGGGCGACGGTGGCGGGGCAGGCCGCTCACCGTCCCCGCGCGGGCGTCGCGGCGCCCGCGTCCGCCGTCGCGCGGGGCCCGGCCGTCCCGCCTCAGCCGCGGTCGAGGGACCGTTCGATGAGCGCGACGGTGGCGCGGGGGTCGTCGACCTCGATGACCAGACGGTCGTAG
- a CDS encoding MarR family winged helix-turn-helix transcriptional regulator: MTAEQRTGDPVDAIIEQWARVRPDLDTAGMEVFGRVFRLARAMGDRMEKAYARYGISRGEFDVLATLRRSGEPYTLSPRQLSATLMLTTGGMTGRLDKLERAGLLRRSPDPHDRRGLQVTLTAEGLRLIDEAVGAGLAAQSEALSALDGERAVLLAGLLRELLSATER, translated from the coding sequence ATGACCGCAGAGCAGCGCACCGGGGACCCCGTCGACGCGATCATCGAGCAGTGGGCGCGGGTGAGGCCCGATCTCGACACCGCGGGGATGGAGGTCTTCGGGCGCGTCTTCCGGCTCGCGCGCGCCATGGGCGACCGGATGGAGAAGGCGTACGCCCGGTACGGGATCTCGCGCGGGGAGTTCGACGTCCTCGCCACCCTGCGCCGCTCCGGGGAGCCCTACACCCTCTCCCCCCGCCAGCTCTCGGCGACGCTGATGCTGACCACCGGCGGGATGACCGGCCGCCTGGACAAACTGGAGCGCGCGGGACTGCTCCGCCGCTCCCCCGACCCGCACGACCGCCGCGGACTGCAGGTCACGCTCACCGCGGAGGGGCTGCGGCTGATCGACGAGGCGGTCGGCGCGGGGCTCGCCGCCCAGTCCGAGGCGCTGTCCGCCCTGGACGGGGAACGGGCGGTGCTGCTGGCCGGCCTGCTGCGGGAACTGCTCTCGGCGACCGAGAGGTAG
- the malQ gene encoding 4-alpha-glucanotransferase → MTAPRPAEPPSEDLSRLAALHGVATSYRPSPDRTVAASATAVTLALAALGVDTATPEAVRAARAARERELGERLLPPTLVGWDTRTPAALAALPEGTRLHVRTEQGETLTSAAHLPPGVHEVTATAPGGRTARSHLIVAPAGLPAPPGRSHGLLVQLYSLLSRRSWGMGDLGDLGELAAWAGRTLGAGFVQVNPLHAAVPGAPSDPSPYRPSSRRFPDPVHLRIEDVPEFAYAVEGASGQAGGGDRVRALLERAARLREAVLDEGALIDRDAVWEAKREALELVHEVPLGPGRRAAYEDFRATQGQALEDHATWCALAEVHGSDWHRWPAGLRDPRSPETARARHELAGRVAFHSRLVWLTDAQLTAAQRAAREAGMPVGIVHDLAVGVHPGGADAWAQQEHFAAGMSVGAPPDAFNARGQDWGLPPWRPDRLADSGYAPFRALLRALFRYAGALRVDHVMGLFRLWWVPEGHPPTEGTYVRYDAEAMLAVLVLEASRAGAMVIGEDLGTVEPGVREALRERGVYGTSVLWFERDWEGDRRPLPPDGWRADCLATATTHDLPPTAARLSGEHVALRDSLGLLTRPLAEERAEAEADTAEWRELFARLGLTGADASEEAEIQAVYGCLLRTPARMIGVWLPDGVGDRRPQNLPGTWDQYPNWRLPIADTNGRPVTLEELTASPRLRALIDVLRQ, encoded by the coding sequence GTGACCGCGCCGCGGCCGGCCGAGCCGCCGTCCGAGGACCTGTCCCGGCTCGCCGCCCTGCACGGCGTCGCCACCTCCTACCGCCCCTCCCCGGACCGCACGGTCGCGGCCTCGGCCACCGCCGTCACCCTCGCGCTGGCCGCCCTCGGCGTGGACACCGCGACCCCGGAGGCCGTCCGCGCCGCCCGCGCCGCCCGCGAACGCGAACTCGGCGAGCGTCTGCTGCCCCCCACCCTGGTCGGCTGGGACACCCGCACCCCCGCCGCCCTGGCCGCGCTCCCCGAGGGCACCCGGCTGCACGTGCGCACCGAGCAGGGCGAGACCCTCACGTCCGCCGCGCACCTCCCGCCCGGCGTGCACGAGGTCACCGCCACCGCCCCCGGCGGCCGCACCGCCCGCTCCCACCTGATCGTCGCCCCGGCCGGGCTGCCCGCGCCCCCGGGCCGCTCCCACGGGCTTCTCGTCCAGCTCTACTCCCTGCTCTCCCGCCGCTCCTGGGGCATGGGCGACCTCGGCGACCTCGGCGAACTCGCCGCCTGGGCCGGACGCACCCTCGGCGCCGGATTCGTGCAGGTCAACCCGCTCCACGCGGCCGTCCCCGGCGCCCCCAGCGACCCCTCCCCGTACCGTCCGTCCTCCCGCCGCTTCCCCGACCCGGTCCACCTGCGGATCGAGGACGTCCCCGAATTCGCGTACGCCGTCGAGGGCGCCTCGGGGCAGGCCGGGGGCGGCGACCGCGTGCGCGCCCTCCTGGAGCGGGCGGCACGGCTGCGCGAGGCGGTGCTGGACGAGGGCGCGCTGATCGACCGGGACGCCGTGTGGGAGGCCAAACGGGAGGCGCTGGAACTCGTGCACGAGGTCCCGCTCGGGCCCGGCCGCCGCGCCGCCTACGAGGACTTCCGCGCCACCCAGGGCCAGGCTCTGGAGGACCACGCCACCTGGTGCGCGCTCGCCGAGGTCCACGGGTCCGACTGGCACCGGTGGCCCGCGGGGCTGCGCGACCCGCGCTCCCCCGAGACCGCACGCGCCCGGCACGAACTGGCCGGGCGCGTCGCGTTCCACTCCCGCCTGGTCTGGCTCACCGACGCCCAGCTCACCGCCGCCCAGCGGGCCGCCCGCGAGGCGGGGATGCCGGTCGGGATCGTCCACGACCTCGCCGTAGGGGTCCACCCCGGCGGCGCGGACGCCTGGGCGCAGCAGGAGCACTTCGCGGCCGGCATGTCCGTCGGCGCGCCCCCGGACGCCTTCAACGCGCGCGGCCAGGACTGGGGGCTGCCGCCCTGGCGCCCCGACCGGCTCGCCGACTCCGGTTACGCCCCCTTCCGGGCCCTGCTCCGCGCCCTCTTCCGGTACGCGGGCGCGCTGCGCGTCGACCACGTGATGGGACTGTTCCGGCTCTGGTGGGTGCCCGAGGGCCACCCGCCCACGGAGGGCACGTACGTCCGCTACGACGCCGAGGCGATGCTCGCCGTCCTCGTCCTGGAGGCGTCCCGCGCCGGGGCGATGGTGATCGGCGAGGACCTGGGGACCGTCGAGCCCGGGGTGCGGGAGGCGCTGCGGGAGCGGGGCGTGTACGGGACGTCGGTGCTGTGGTTCGAGCGGGACTGGGAGGGCGACCGCCGCCCGCTGCCGCCGGACGGCTGGCGCGCGGACTGCCTGGCGACGGCGACCACCCACGACCTGCCGCCCACGGCCGCGCGCCTCAGCGGGGAGCACGTGGCGCTCCGGGACAGCCTGGGCCTGCTCACCCGGCCCCTGGCGGAGGAGCGGGCGGAGGCGGAGGCCGACACGGCGGAGTGGCGGGAGCTGTTCGCGCGGCTGGGCCTGACGGGTGCGGACGCCTCAGAGGAGGCGGAGATCCAGGCCGTCTACGGCTGTCTGCTGCGCACACCCGCCCGCATGATCGGCGTCTGGCTCCCCGACGGGGTGGGCGACCGCCGTCCGCAGAACCTGCCGGGCACCTGGGACCAGTACCCGAACTGGCGCCTCCCCATCGCCGACACGAACGGCCGCCCGGTGACACTGGAGGAACTGACGGCGTCCCCGAGGCTCCGGGCCCTGATCGACGTGCTGAGGCAGTGA